The following proteins come from a genomic window of Eubalaena glacialis isolate mEubGla1 chromosome X, mEubGla1.1.hap2.+ XY, whole genome shotgun sequence:
- the LOC133081913 gene encoding putative MAGE domain-containing protein MAGEA13P produces the protein MLHSQKSQCDVLAVGLQAEKEAQGLVGAQVPVAEEGEAAAPSRSPSIQGTAEAVPAAGAQSVPQSSQTACASSMAVEATPSSRSNEGSHSQEEGVSASQAPEFLFHDELSKKVAELVQFLSVKHVKKEPITKAEMLRSIVKEHKDHFPVIFSKACDCMEIVFGIEVKEVDPTSHSYVLVKILDLTYNGMLSDDQGMPKTGVLVLMLGVIFMQGNRAPEEKVWEVLSIIGMYVGQKDLSYRETKKLITKELVEEKYLEYQQVPNSDPPHYEFLWGPRAHAETSKLKVLEFFAKINEIDPAAFSPWYEEALRDEKERAQARAAAGDDTSAMASGSSSVMPSSLSCPE, from the coding sequence ATGCTTCACAGTCAGAAGAGTCAGTGCGACGTGCTTGCAGTAGGCCTTCAGGCCGAGAAAGAGGCTCAGGGCCTGGTGGGCGCACAGGTTCCTGTAGCTGAGGAGGGGGAGGCCGCTGCCCCCTCACGCTCTCCTTCGATCCAGGGCACCGCAGAGGCTGTGCCTGCTGCTGGAGCGCAGAGCGTTCCCCAGAGTTCCCAGACAGCCTGCGCCTCCTCCATGGCCGTCGAAGCCACTCCATCGAGCAGATCAAATGAGGGCTCccacagccaggaagagggcGTGAGCGCCTCCCAGGCTCCCGAGTTCCTGTTCCATGACGAGCTGAGCAAGAAGGTGGCTGAATTGGTGCAGTTCTTAAGTGTCAAGCATGTAAAAAAGGAGCCCATCACGAAGGCAGAAATGCTGAGGAGTATCGTCAAAGAACACAAGGACCACTTCCCTGTGATCTTCAGCAAAGCCTGTGACTGCATGGAGATCGTCTTCGGCATTGAAGTGAAGGAAGTGGACCCCACCAGCCACTCCTACGTGCTCGTGAAGATACTAGACCTCACCTACAACGGGATGCTGAGTGATGACCAGGGCATGCCCAAGACCGGCGTCCTGGTACTTATGCTGGGTGTGATCTTCATGCAGGGCAACCGTGCTCCTGAGGAGAAAGTCTGGGAAGTGCTGAGTATTATTGGGATGTATGTCGGGCAGAAGGATCTCAGCTACAGGGAGACCAAGAAGCTCATCACCAAAGAGTTGGTGGAGGAAAAGTACCTGGAGTACCAGCAGGTGCCCAACAGTGATCCTCCACACTACGAATTCCTGTGGGGTCCAAGGGCCCACGCTGAAACCAGCAAGCTGAAAGTCCTGGAGTTTTTTGCCAAGATCAATGAGATTGACCCCGCTGCATTCTCACCCTGGTATGAGGAAGCTTTGagagatgagaaagagagagccCAGGCCAGAGCTGCCGCAGGGGATGATACTTCTGCCATGGCCAGTGGCAGCTCCAGTGTCATGCCCAGCAGCCTCTCCTGCCCTGAGTGA